The proteins below are encoded in one region of Helicoverpa zea isolate HzStark_Cry1AcR chromosome 21, ilHelZeax1.1, whole genome shotgun sequence:
- the LOC124640903 gene encoding snake venom serine protease 5-like, with translation MSYLTHISLFVIVVLQYISASVIENRVRGGNAFDVTKHRHLVELIIINTHNNFDKVILCSASILSARWIISSAHCFEDDVDYVGVHQQGSLNRIAISMHIEVHPEYIQGVINYSNSAKDLALIRTKSHINLNDCTTWPIRLLSSPVSFGSVATIAGYGDAEPGLATPREGNVTICRCENARDESVLCTYSNVRADQGDSGGSLVHDDTLIGVTSGVLEHKTVYTDVFKNLNWIKRVLAKRY, from the coding sequence ATGTCTTATTTAACTCATATTTCgttatttgttattgttgtactaCAATACATTTCAGCTTCGGTGATAGAAAACCGGGTACGAGGTGGCAATGCATTTGATGTTACGAAACATAGACATCTTGTTGAACTTATAATTATCAATACACACAATAATTTTGACAAGGTTATTTTATGCAGCGCATCTATACTAAGTGCCCGATGGATTATCAGTTCAGCACATTGCTTTGAAGACGACGTGGACTACGTCGGTGTTCACCAACAAGGCTCACTAAATCGAATAGCGATTTCAATGCATATTGAAGTTCATCCTGAGTACATCCAAGGCGTAATTAATTATAGCAATAGTGCAAAAGACCTGGCACTTATAAGGACAAAATCACATATAAATTTGAATGATTGTACTACGTGGCCAATTCGACTGCTCAGCAGTCCTGTCAGTTTTGGATCTGTGGCAACTATTGCGGGTTATGGAGATGCCGAGCCCGGATTAGCAACGCCTAGAGAAGGTAATGTCACTATCTGTAGATGTGAGAATGCCAGGGATGAAAGTGTTCTATGCACGTACTCTAATGTGAGGGCGGATCAAGGAGATTCAGGTGGCTCCCTAGTTCACGACGACACATTGATAGGTGTTACGAGCGGCGTTTTAGAACATAAAACGGTGTATACAGATGTGTTCAAAAATTTGAATTGGATTAAACGTGTGTTGGCGAAGcgatactaa